One window of Paenibacillus albicereus genomic DNA carries:
- the sufB gene encoding Fe-S cluster assembly protein SufB, translating into MAKSMPEMEEYKYGFRDEHKAIFQSGKGLTPEIVRTISEMKGEPEWMLNFRLKSLDQFNKMPMPKWGGDLDDLDFDDIQYYVKPSEKQGKTWEEVPQEIKETFDKLGIPEAEQKFLAGVSAQYESEVVYHSMQEDLEKQGVIFTDTDTALREHPEIFREHFGTVIPPADNKFSALNSAVWSGGSFIYVPKGVKCEIPLQAYFRINSENMGQFERTLIIADEDSFVHYVEGCTAPVYSTNSLHSAVVEIIVKKNARVRYTTIQNWAPNIYNLVTKRAVADENATMEWVDGNIGSKLTMKYPAVILRGRGAKGMVLSIAVAGKGQHQDAGAKMVHLAPDTTSTIVSKSISKHGGKVTYRGLCSFGRDAEGAKANIKCDTLILDNQSTSDTIPYNEIKNDNVTLEHEATVSKVSEDQLFYLMSRGLSEAEATQMIVMGFIEPFTKELPMEYAVEMNRLIKFEMEGSIG; encoded by the coding sequence ATGGCAAAATCGATGCCGGAAATGGAAGAATATAAATATGGCTTCCGCGACGAGCACAAGGCGATCTTCCAGTCGGGCAAAGGCCTGACGCCGGAAATCGTCCGCACGATCTCGGAAATGAAGGGCGAGCCGGAGTGGATGCTGAACTTCCGCCTCAAGTCGCTCGACCAGTTCAACAAGATGCCGATGCCGAAATGGGGCGGCGATCTGGACGATCTGGACTTCGACGACATCCAGTACTACGTCAAGCCTTCCGAGAAGCAAGGCAAGACGTGGGAGGAAGTGCCGCAGGAGATCAAGGAGACGTTCGACAAGCTGGGCATCCCGGAGGCGGAGCAGAAGTTCCTCGCCGGCGTCTCGGCGCAGTACGAGTCCGAGGTCGTCTACCACAGCATGCAGGAAGACCTGGAGAAGCAAGGCGTCATCTTCACGGACACCGATACGGCGCTGCGCGAGCATCCGGAAATTTTCCGCGAGCACTTCGGCACGGTCATCCCGCCGGCCGACAACAAGTTCTCGGCGCTCAACAGCGCGGTCTGGTCCGGCGGCAGCTTCATCTACGTGCCGAAGGGCGTGAAGTGCGAGATTCCGCTGCAGGCTTACTTCCGGATCAACTCCGAGAACATGGGCCAGTTCGAGCGCACGCTCATCATCGCGGACGAGGACAGCTTCGTGCACTACGTCGAGGGCTGCACCGCTCCGGTATACAGCACCAACTCGCTGCATAGCGCCGTCGTCGAGATCATCGTCAAGAAAAACGCGCGCGTGCGCTACACGACGATCCAGAACTGGGCGCCGAACATCTACAACCTCGTCACCAAGCGCGCCGTCGCCGACGAGAACGCGACGATGGAGTGGGTCGACGGCAACATCGGCTCCAAGCTGACGATGAAGTACCCTGCGGTCATCCTGCGCGGACGCGGCGCCAAGGGCATGGTGCTCTCCATCGCCGTCGCCGGCAAAGGCCAGCACCAGGACGCGGGCGCGAAGATGGTCCACCTGGCGCCGGACACGACGTCGACGATCGTCTCCAAGTCGATCTCCAAGCACGGCGGCAAGGTCACGTACCGCGGCCTCTGCTCGTTCGGCCGCGATGCCGAGGGCGCCAAGGCGAACATCAAGTGCGACACGCTCATCCTCGACAACCAGTCGACGTCGGATACGATCCCGTACAACGAGATCAAGAACGACAATGTCACGCTCGAGCATGAGGCGACGGTCTCCAAGGTATCCGAGGACCAGCTCTTCTACCTGATGAGCCGCGGCCTGAGCGAAGCGGAAGCGACGCAGATGATCGTCATGGGCTTCATCGAGCCGTTCACGAAGGAGCTGCCGATGGAGTACGCGGTCGAGATGAACCGTCTCATCAAGTTCGAAATGGAAGGTTCGATCGGGTAA
- the sufU gene encoding Fe-S cluster assembly sulfur transfer protein SufU → MQLDDLYRRVIMDHYKNPRNRGTIDEGSVTVNLNNPTCGDRIQLQLQLDGGKVSDARFTGEGCSISMSSASMMTEAVKGRTLDEAYAMAEKFSALMKGEPVEFDELEDIEALSGVNKFPARIKCATLAWNALRKGVESQGQGKTEGH, encoded by the coding sequence ATGCAATTGGATGATCTGTACCGCCGGGTCATCATGGATCACTACAAGAATCCCCGCAACCGCGGCACGATCGACGAAGGATCCGTGACGGTCAACCTGAACAACCCGACCTGCGGCGACCGCATCCAGCTGCAGCTGCAGCTCGATGGAGGCAAGGTGTCCGACGCCCGCTTCACCGGCGAGGGCTGCTCCATCAGCATGAGCTCGGCCTCGATGATGACGGAGGCGGTCAAAGGCCGCACGCTGGACGAAGCCTACGCGATGGCCGAGAAGTTCTCGGCCCTCATGAAGGGCGAGCCGGTCGAGTTCGACGAGCTGGAGGACATCGAGGCGCTGTCCGGCGTCAACAAGTTCCCCGCGCGCATCAAATGCGCGACGCTCGCCTGGAACGCGCTGCGCAAGGGCGTCGAGTCGCAAGGCCAAGGCAAGACGGAAGGGCATTGA
- a CDS encoding cysteine desulfurase, with protein sequence MNIAEIRKQFPILHQEVNGHPLVYLDSAATSQKPRSVIEAVKRYYDLDNSNVHRGVHTLGSRATEAYEGARERVARFLNAPSAEQIIFTRGTTTALNLVASGFAPSVLQEGDEIVITPMEHHSNLIPWQQAAKRSGAVLKYIPLQPDGTISLADVEKTITGRTKIVSVMYVSNVLGVINPIREITEIAHRHGAVMVVDGAQSTPHMRIDVQALDCDFYAFSAHKMCGPTGIGALYGRRSLLENMEPIEYGGEMIDFVDLYESTWKDIPWRFEAGTPIIAGAVGLAAAIDFLEEIGLDNIDRHEKELAAYAYGKLSDIDGITIYGPREGRVGLITFNLDDVHPHDVATVLDSEGIAVRAGHHCCQPLMRWLDVTATARASFYLYNTEQDVDRLAASLLRTKEFFDHAIG encoded by the coding sequence ATGAACATAGCGGAAATCAGGAAGCAGTTCCCGATTCTCCACCAGGAGGTGAACGGGCATCCGCTCGTTTACCTCGACAGCGCGGCGACTTCCCAGAAGCCGCGCTCCGTCATTGAGGCGGTCAAGCGCTACTACGACCTTGACAACTCCAACGTGCACCGCGGCGTGCATACGCTCGGCTCCCGTGCGACCGAGGCGTACGAAGGGGCGCGCGAGCGAGTCGCCCGCTTCCTGAACGCGCCGTCGGCGGAGCAGATCATCTTTACCCGCGGCACGACGACCGCTCTCAACCTGGTCGCCTCGGGCTTCGCGCCGTCCGTGCTCCAGGAAGGCGACGAGATCGTCATCACGCCGATGGAGCATCACAGCAACCTGATTCCGTGGCAGCAGGCGGCCAAGCGCTCCGGCGCGGTGCTGAAGTACATCCCGCTGCAGCCGGACGGCACGATCTCGCTCGCGGACGTGGAGAAGACGATCACCGGCCGGACCAAGATCGTCTCGGTCATGTACGTCTCCAACGTGCTCGGCGTCATCAACCCGATCCGCGAGATCACCGAGATCGCTCATCGCCATGGCGCGGTCATGGTCGTGGACGGCGCGCAGAGCACGCCGCACATGCGGATCGACGTGCAGGCGCTGGATTGCGACTTCTACGCTTTCTCCGCCCACAAGATGTGCGGTCCGACCGGCATCGGCGCCCTCTACGGCCGCCGCTCGCTGCTGGAGAACATGGAGCCGATCGAGTACGGCGGCGAGATGATCGACTTCGTCGACCTGTACGAATCGACCTGGAAGGACATTCCGTGGCGCTTCGAGGCCGGCACGCCGATCATCGCCGGCGCCGTCGGACTGGCCGCGGCGATCGACTTCCTGGAGGAGATCGGGCTGGACAACATCGACCGGCACGAGAAGGAGCTGGCCGCCTACGCCTACGGCAAGCTGTCGGACATCGACGGCATCACGATCTACGGCCCGCGCGAAGGCCGCGTCGGCCTGATTACGTTCAACCTGGACGACGTGCATCCGCATGACGTCGCCACGGTGCTCGATTCCGAGGGCATCGCGGTACGCGCCGGGCACCACTGCTGCCAGCCGCTCATGCGCTGGCTGGATGTGACGGCGACCGCCCGGGCAAGCTTCTATCTGTACAATACCGAGCAGGACGTAGACCGGCTGGCGGCCTCGCTGCTCCGGACAAAGGAGTTCTTCGATCATGCAATTGGATGA
- the sufD gene encoding Fe-S cluster assembly protein SufD — translation MSTQLDNPVGREFAESLSRSKGEPAWLTSLRGEAAELAGQLEWPKPEKIRIDRWNLTAFGEYAKPQGLASESELPEAAASLVSGDGALLVQRGSGTVLRRLPEELSAKGVIFTDLETAAAEHPELVQKHLFQAIPQDENKLTALHAALWNGGVFLYVPKEVEIDVPLQALFYNDDAGVSFAPHILIVAERHSRVTYVDNALTVGGGADAVHHSMIEVIAGDGAKVDVASIHQLGANVIDMTIRRAVLGSDARIQWVIGDLNDGNVLSDTLSVLKGNGSSSDAAVVSIGAGKQRMSLTTQAKHFGLNSDSNMVTRAVMKEEATAIINGITKIEKGATKANGVQTEKVLMLSPKSRGDANPILLIDEDDVTAGHAASVGQVNPEQVYYLMSRGVTKAEAERLIIYGFLAPVVTEVPIDAVREQLQQLLERKLEA, via the coding sequence ATGAGCACACAACTGGACAATCCCGTCGGACGGGAATTCGCGGAATCGCTGTCCCGCAGCAAGGGGGAGCCGGCATGGCTCACCTCCCTGCGCGGAGAAGCGGCCGAGCTGGCCGGGCAGCTGGAGTGGCCCAAGCCGGAGAAGATCCGCATCGACCGCTGGAACCTGACGGCATTCGGCGAGTATGCCAAGCCGCAAGGCCTTGCCTCGGAGAGCGAGCTGCCGGAAGCGGCCGCCTCGCTCGTCTCCGGCGACGGCGCGCTGCTCGTGCAGCGCGGCTCGGGCACGGTGCTGCGGCGCCTGCCGGAGGAGCTGAGCGCCAAGGGCGTCATCTTCACCGATCTGGAGACGGCCGCGGCCGAGCATCCGGAGCTGGTGCAGAAGCATCTTTTCCAGGCGATTCCTCAGGACGAGAACAAGCTGACGGCGCTGCACGCCGCCCTCTGGAACGGAGGCGTGTTCCTGTACGTGCCGAAGGAAGTCGAGATCGACGTGCCGCTGCAGGCGCTGTTCTACAATGACGACGCGGGCGTATCGTTCGCGCCGCATATCCTCATCGTGGCCGAGCGCCACAGCCGCGTCACCTACGTCGACAACGCGCTGACGGTCGGCGGCGGCGCGGACGCCGTGCACCACTCGATGATCGAGGTCATCGCCGGCGACGGCGCCAAGGTCGACGTCGCCTCCATCCACCAGCTCGGCGCCAACGTCATCGACATGACGATCCGCCGCGCGGTGCTGGGCAGCGACGCCCGCATCCAATGGGTCATCGGCGACCTCAACGACGGCAACGTCCTGTCCGACACGCTGTCGGTGCTGAAGGGCAACGGCTCCTCGTCCGACGCGGCCGTCGTGAGCATCGGAGCCGGCAAGCAGCGCATGAGCCTGACGACGCAGGCCAAGCACTTCGGCCTGAACTCCGACAGCAACATGGTGACGCGCGCCGTCATGAAGGAAGAGGCGACGGCGATCATCAACGGCATCACCAAGATCGAGAAAGGCGCGACCAAGGCGAACGGCGTGCAGACCGAAAAGGTCCTCATGCTCAGCCCGAAATCCCGCGGTGACGCCAACCCGATCCTGCTGATCGACGAGGACGACGTGACGGCCGGCCATGCGGCGAGCGTCGGCCAGGTCAACCCGGAGCAGGTGTACTACCTGATGAGCCGCGGCGTGACCAAGGCCGAAGCGGAGCGGCTCATCATCTACGGATTCCTGGCTCCGGTCGTAACGGAGGTTCCGATCGACGCCGTCCGCGAGCAGCTGCAGCAGCTGCTCGAAAGGAAGCTGGAGGCATGA
- the sufC gene encoding Fe-S cluster assembly ATPase SufC yields the protein MATQFTIEGLKAEIEGKEILKGLSLSMKGGEIHAIMGPNGTGKSTLASALMGHPKYEVTEGSAELNGEDLLEMGVDERARAGLFLAMQYPSEITGVTNSDFLRSAINARREEGNEISLIKFIRQMEGKMKELEMNPEFAHRYLNEGFSGGEKKRNEILQMMLLDPKVVILDEIDSGLDIDALKIVAQGVNAMRADDRAFLIITHYQRLLNYVKPDFVHVMMQGRIVKSGGPELAERLEAEGYDWVKAELGIVDETVGQA from the coding sequence ATGGCAACGCAATTCACGATTGAAGGACTCAAGGCCGAGATCGAGGGCAAGGAAATTCTCAAGGGGCTGAGCCTGAGCATGAAGGGCGGCGAGATCCACGCGATCATGGGGCCGAACGGCACGGGCAAAAGCACCCTGGCCTCCGCGCTGATGGGCCACCCGAAATATGAGGTGACCGAAGGCTCCGCCGAGCTGAACGGCGAGGACCTGCTGGAGATGGGCGTCGACGAGCGCGCCCGCGCCGGCCTGTTCCTGGCGATGCAGTATCCGAGCGAGATCACCGGCGTGACGAACTCCGACTTCCTGCGCAGCGCGATCAACGCCCGCCGCGAGGAAGGCAACGAGATCAGCCTCATCAAGTTCATCCGCCAGATGGAAGGCAAGATGAAGGAGCTGGAGATGAACCCTGAGTTCGCCCACCGCTACCTCAACGAAGGCTTCTCCGGCGGCGAGAAGAAGCGCAACGAGATCCTGCAGATGATGCTGCTCGATCCGAAGGTCGTCATCCTCGACGAGATCGACTCCGGCCTCGACATCGACGCCCTCAAGATCGTCGCTCAAGGCGTGAACGCGATGCGCGCCGACGACCGCGCTTTCCTCATCATCACCCACTACCAACGCCTGCTGAACTACGTCAAGCCCGACTTCGTGCACGTCATGATGCAGGGCCGCATCGTCAAGTCCGGCGGACCGGAGCTGGCGGAGCGCCTCGAGGCGGAAGGCTATGACTGGGTCAAGGCGGAGCTCGGCATCGTAGACGAAACCGTCGGCCAGGCTTAA
- a CDS encoding DUF1802 family protein, producing the protein MTNREAAEEQTAGATLAEGPAALKEWAATVRALEQGRQIVVLRKGGIAEETRRFRLETPDFYLMPAYEHQRRELLKPEAQGLLDEVLGEWDGPEAGSITISSRAHAAEDILVTDPDALLRIRDLHIWTDSFAEERLRWKKREPLHVLLLRVYRLTEPIRLPMDPAFTGCKSWIAAGPPMAGDLAVPAMSDAEFARRSDEIRRRLGTAGEH; encoded by the coding sequence TTGACGAACCGGGAAGCGGCGGAGGAGCAGACTGCCGGAGCAACGCTTGCGGAAGGACCGGCCGCCCTCAAGGAATGGGCCGCCACCGTGCGGGCGCTGGAGCAGGGCCGGCAGATCGTCGTGCTGCGCAAGGGAGGCATCGCCGAGGAGACGCGCCGCTTTCGGCTCGAGACGCCGGACTTCTATTTAATGCCCGCCTACGAGCATCAGCGCCGGGAGCTGCTCAAGCCGGAGGCCCAAGGGCTGCTGGACGAGGTTCTAGGGGAATGGGACGGGCCGGAAGCGGGGTCGATCACCATCTCCAGCCGCGCCCATGCGGCCGAGGACATCCTTGTGACCGACCCCGACGCGCTGCTGCGCATCCGCGATCTGCACATCTGGACCGATTCGTTCGCCGAGGAGCGGCTCAGGTGGAAGAAGCGCGAACCGCTGCATGTCCTGCTGCTGCGGGTGTATCGGCTGACGGAGCCGATCCGGCTGCCGATGGACCCCGCCTTCACCGGGTGCAAGTCGTGGATCGCCGCCGGTCCGCCGATGGCCGGAGACCTTGCCGTGCCGGCGATGAGCGACGCCGAGTTCGCCCGGAGGAGCGACGAGATCCGCCGCCGGTTGGGAACAGCTGGCGAACATTGA
- the mtnK gene encoding S-methyl-5-thioribose kinase, whose product MPGYHPYSEAEAIELARSFPDVFSPEAELSCREIGDGNLNLVFHITEPATGKGLIIKQALPYVKVFGESWPLSIDRARIEGEALRIQHALAPELVPQVFLTDHEQAITVMEDLSDHVILRKGLMDRTVYPRFAGDISTFLAQTLFFTSDLGMSQQEKKLRQQAFVNVELCQITEDLIFDEPYREHERNNYEDAIADEAAALRADGALLTEIALLREKFLTRGEALLHGDLHTGSIFALPESTKVIDPEFAFYGPMGFDIGAVIANLLLNYAGQEHWSADDASRKDYREFLLETVRGTWTQFSAKFRTLWDEHGQDPVFSNAPGYQDLYLDRLLQDTIGFAGAKMVRRVVGFAHVADLDAIPDDAVRERAKRLALSIGKELIRQNRSFRSIEQAIDIALTAAAR is encoded by the coding sequence ATGCCAGGTTATCATCCCTACAGCGAAGCCGAAGCGATCGAGCTGGCACGCTCGTTCCCGGACGTCTTCTCTCCCGAAGCGGAGCTGAGCTGCCGCGAGATCGGCGACGGCAACCTCAACCTCGTCTTTCATATCACCGAGCCGGCGACGGGCAAAGGCCTCATCATCAAGCAAGCCCTTCCTTATGTCAAGGTATTCGGAGAATCATGGCCGCTGTCGATCGACCGCGCCCGCATCGAGGGCGAGGCGCTCCGGATCCAGCATGCGCTCGCGCCCGAGCTCGTGCCGCAGGTATTCCTGACGGACCACGAGCAGGCGATCACCGTCATGGAGGACTTGAGCGACCACGTCATCCTGCGCAAGGGACTGATGGACCGGACCGTCTACCCGCGCTTCGCGGGCGACATCTCGACGTTCCTGGCGCAGACGCTGTTCTTCACCTCCGACCTCGGCATGAGCCAGCAGGAGAAGAAGCTCCGCCAGCAGGCGTTCGTCAACGTCGAGCTGTGCCAGATCACGGAAGACCTCATCTTCGACGAGCCGTACCGCGAGCATGAGCGCAACAACTACGAGGACGCCATCGCCGACGAGGCGGCCGCCCTCCGCGCAGACGGCGCCCTGCTGACGGAGATCGCGCTGCTGCGCGAGAAGTTCCTGACGCGCGGCGAGGCGCTGCTGCACGGCGACCTGCATACGGGCAGCATCTTCGCCCTGCCGGAGTCGACCAAGGTGATCGATCCGGAGTTCGCCTTCTACGGCCCGATGGGCTTCGACATCGGCGCGGTCATCGCCAACCTGCTGCTGAACTATGCCGGCCAGGAGCATTGGAGCGCGGACGACGCATCCCGCAAGGACTACCGCGAATTCCTGCTCGAGACGGTCCGCGGCACGTGGACGCAGTTCAGCGCCAAGTTCCGCACGCTGTGGGACGAGCATGGCCAGGATCCGGTATTCTCGAACGCTCCGGGCTATCAGGACCTGTACCTGGACCGCCTGCTGCAGGATACGATCGGCTTCGCCGGCGCCAAGATGGTGCGCCGCGTCGTCGGCTTCGCCCATGTCGCGGATCTCGACGCCATCCCGGACGACGCCGTCCGCGAACGCGCCAAGCGCCTCGCCCTCTCCATCGGCAAGGAGCTCATCCGCCAGAACCGCTCGTTCCGCTCGATCGAGCAGGCGATCGACATCGCCCTTACCGCAGCCGCGCGCTGA
- the mtnA gene encoding S-methyl-5-thioribose-1-phosphate isomerase codes for MTTASTYPGLISLIWAGSQLQLLDQRLLPEETVYLPLTDAEGVWEAIRHMKVRGAPAIGIAAAYGVALGSGLPGQEAPDDSLGAWLGRVQEKAAYLATSRPTAVNLFWALDRMKARAAALAEALVPLDEAKQALLDEAILIQSEDEATNRRIGEHALELMKDGMGVLTHCNAGGLATAKYGTALAPFYLAKEKGMSLRVFADETRPVLQGARLTAFELQQAGVDVTLICDNMAGMVMGKGWIDAVIVGTDRVAANGDVANKIGTYSVAVLAKAHGIPFYVACPLSTIDMGTPTGAEIPIEERHAEEVTEGFGKRTAPQGVKVFNPAFDVTPAEYVTAIITEKGVIRPPYGDSLKKLFEELKQG; via the coding sequence ATGACTACTGCCAGCACGTACCCCGGCCTCATCTCGCTGATCTGGGCCGGCAGCCAGCTTCAGCTGCTCGACCAGCGGCTGCTGCCGGAGGAGACCGTCTATCTGCCGCTGACCGACGCCGAAGGCGTCTGGGAAGCGATCCGCCACATGAAGGTGCGCGGAGCGCCCGCGATCGGCATCGCCGCCGCATACGGCGTCGCGCTCGGCAGCGGCCTGCCCGGCCAGGAAGCGCCGGACGACAGCCTCGGCGCCTGGCTCGGCCGCGTCCAGGAAAAAGCCGCCTACCTGGCGACGAGCCGCCCGACGGCCGTCAACCTGTTCTGGGCGCTCGACCGCATGAAAGCCCGCGCCGCCGCCCTCGCCGAAGCGCTCGTCCCGCTGGACGAGGCCAAGCAGGCGCTGCTGGACGAGGCGATCCTCATCCAGAGCGAGGACGAGGCGACGAACCGCCGCATCGGCGAGCATGCGCTCGAGCTGATGAAGGACGGCATGGGCGTGCTGACGCACTGCAACGCCGGCGGGCTCGCCACGGCCAAGTACGGCACGGCGCTCGCGCCGTTCTATCTGGCCAAGGAGAAGGGCATGAGCCTGCGCGTGTTCGCCGACGAGACACGCCCCGTGCTCCAGGGCGCGCGCCTGACGGCGTTCGAGCTGCAGCAGGCCGGCGTCGACGTGACGCTCATCTGCGACAACATGGCCGGCATGGTCATGGGCAAAGGCTGGATCGACGCCGTCATCGTCGGCACCGACCGCGTCGCGGCGAACGGCGACGTCGCCAACAAGATCGGCACGTACAGCGTGGCGGTGCTCGCCAAGGCGCACGGCATCCCGTTCTACGTCGCCTGTCCGCTGTCGACGATCGACATGGGCACGCCGACCGGAGCCGAGATTCCGATCGAGGAGCGCCATGCCGAGGAAGTGACCGAAGGCTTCGGCAAGCGCACCGCGCCGCAGGGCGTCAAGGTGTTCAATCCGGCGTTCGACGTGACGCCGGCCGAGTACGTCACGGCGATTATCACCGAGAAGGGCGTCATCCGCCCGCCGTACGGCGACAGCCTCAAGAAGCTGTTCGAAGAGCTGAAGCAAGGCTGA